The following coding sequences are from one Lycium ferocissimum isolate CSIRO_LF1 chromosome 3, AGI_CSIRO_Lferr_CH_V1, whole genome shotgun sequence window:
- the LOC132050048 gene encoding uncharacterized protein LOC132050048 isoform X1 → MRKLVTYWTIFSFISLFEHIFEKLIEWVPLWPYIKLITISWLVIPQFNGACYLYQNLIRPCFPVKLHDSIRQFNDSCYLYQCLLYLCLSVNLQTVTDWFNKPMEDPSLKNETFLAVVERYLEENGSDALEKLIANKVCQTLLQQGVASSLPKWTRTCFDVTSSKDYISDHHAEEIKPTDASAEEGALTPNQTEREESGPVWEDITVMENMVKHEAAEPKQVKSVKEDPIQIEKKTTGVLVKEMVIPANAEEIKLLEIISSK, encoded by the exons ATGAGGAAGCTAGTCACATATTGGACcatcttttcctttatttctctGTTCGAGCACATATTTGAGAAGCTTATTGAATG GGTTCCTCTGTGGccatatataaaattaataaccATAAGTTGGTTGGTGATACCGCAGTTTAATGGTGCATGTTATCTTTATCAAAATCTCATTCGTCCATGTTTTCCGGTTAAACTGCACGATAGTATCAGGCAGTTTAATGATTCTTGTTATCTTTACCAATGCCTTCTATATTTGTGCTTGTCTGTCAACCTCCAAACTGTTACTGACTGGTTTAACAAGCCAATGGAGGATCCATCTCTCAAGAATGAAACATTTTTGGCTGTGGTAGAGAGGTATCTCGAAGAAAATGGATCTGATGCTCTCGAGAAACTTATTGCAAACAAGGTATGTCAGACATTACTTCAGCAAGGAGTAGCCAGCTCATTACCGAAATGGACACGCACTTGTTTTGATGTTACATCG TCCAAGGATTATATTTCGGATCATCATGCAGAAGAAATCAAGCCTACTGATGCTAGTGCTGAAGAAGGAGCGCTCACCCCCAACCAG ACAGAACGTGAAGAGAGTGGTCCTGTTTGGGAAGATATCACAGTGATGGAGAATATGGTAAAACATGAAGCAGCTGAGCCCAAACAG GTTAAAAGTGTGAAGGAAGATCCAATTCAGATTGAGAAGAAAACAACAGGAGTGCTGGTCAAGGAAATGGTAATTCCAGCAAATGCCGAAGAGATTAAACTTCTAGAGATTATATCTTCAAAGTAA
- the LOC132050048 gene encoding uncharacterized protein LOC132050048 isoform X2 — MRKLVTYWTIFSFISLFEHIFEKLIEWVPLWPYIKLITISWLVIPQFNGACYLYQNLIRPCFPVKLHDSIRQFNDSCYLYQCLLYLCLSVNLQTVTDWFNKPMEDPSLKNETFLAVVERYLEENGSDALEKLIANKSKDYISDHHAEEIKPTDASAEEGALTPNQTEREESGPVWEDITVMENMVKHEAAEPKQVKSVKEDPIQIEKKTTGVLVKEMVIPANAEEIKLLEIISSK; from the exons ATGAGGAAGCTAGTCACATATTGGACcatcttttcctttatttctctGTTCGAGCACATATTTGAGAAGCTTATTGAATG GGTTCCTCTGTGGccatatataaaattaataaccATAAGTTGGTTGGTGATACCGCAGTTTAATGGTGCATGTTATCTTTATCAAAATCTCATTCGTCCATGTTTTCCGGTTAAACTGCACGATAGTATCAGGCAGTTTAATGATTCTTGTTATCTTTACCAATGCCTTCTATATTTGTGCTTGTCTGTCAACCTCCAAACTGTTACTGACTGGTTTAACAAGCCAATGGAGGATCCATCTCTCAAGAATGAAACATTTTTGGCTGTGGTAGAGAGGTATCTCGAAGAAAATGGATCTGATGCTCTCGAGAAACTTATTGCAAACAAG TCCAAGGATTATATTTCGGATCATCATGCAGAAGAAATCAAGCCTACTGATGCTAGTGCTGAAGAAGGAGCGCTCACCCCCAACCAG ACAGAACGTGAAGAGAGTGGTCCTGTTTGGGAAGATATCACAGTGATGGAGAATATGGTAAAACATGAAGCAGCTGAGCCCAAACAG GTTAAAAGTGTGAAGGAAGATCCAATTCAGATTGAGAAGAAAACAACAGGAGTGCTGGTCAAGGAAATGGTAATTCCAGCAAATGCCGAAGAGATTAAACTTCTAGAGATTATATCTTCAAAGTAA
- the LOC132050048 gene encoding HVA22-like protein a isoform X4 codes for MRKLVTYWTIFSFISLFEHIFEKLIEWVPLWPYIKLITISWLVIPQFNGACYLYQNLIRPCFPVKLHDSIRQFNDSCYLYQCLLYLCLSVNLQTVTDWFNKPMEDPSLKNETFLAVVERYLEENGSDALEKLIANKVCQTLLQQGVASSLPKWTRTCFDVTSSKDYISDHHAEEIKPTDASAEEGALTPNQNVKRVVLFGKISQ; via the exons ATGAGGAAGCTAGTCACATATTGGACcatcttttcctttatttctctGTTCGAGCACATATTTGAGAAGCTTATTGAATG GGTTCCTCTGTGGccatatataaaattaataaccATAAGTTGGTTGGTGATACCGCAGTTTAATGGTGCATGTTATCTTTATCAAAATCTCATTCGTCCATGTTTTCCGGTTAAACTGCACGATAGTATCAGGCAGTTTAATGATTCTTGTTATCTTTACCAATGCCTTCTATATTTGTGCTTGTCTGTCAACCTCCAAACTGTTACTGACTGGTTTAACAAGCCAATGGAGGATCCATCTCTCAAGAATGAAACATTTTTGGCTGTGGTAGAGAGGTATCTCGAAGAAAATGGATCTGATGCTCTCGAGAAACTTATTGCAAACAAGGTATGTCAGACATTACTTCAGCAAGGAGTAGCCAGCTCATTACCGAAATGGACACGCACTTGTTTTGATGTTACATCG TCCAAGGATTATATTTCGGATCATCATGCAGAAGAAATCAAGCCTACTGATGCTAGTGCTGAAGAAGGAGCGCTCACCCCCAACCAG AACGTGAAGAGAGTGGTCCTGTTTGGGAAGATATCACAGTGA
- the LOC132050048 gene encoding HVA22-like protein a isoform X3, translating into MRKLVTYWTIFSFISLFEHIFEKLIEWVPLWPYIKLITISWLVIPQFNGACYLYQNLIRPCFPVKLHDSIRQFNDSCYLYQCLLYLCLSVNLQTVTDWFNKPMEDPSLKNETFLAVVERYLEENGSDALEKLIANKVCQTLLQQGVASSLPKWTRTCFDVTSSKDYISDHHAEEIKPTDASAEEGALTPNQVPHRQNVKRVVLFGKISQ; encoded by the exons ATGAGGAAGCTAGTCACATATTGGACcatcttttcctttatttctctGTTCGAGCACATATTTGAGAAGCTTATTGAATG GGTTCCTCTGTGGccatatataaaattaataaccATAAGTTGGTTGGTGATACCGCAGTTTAATGGTGCATGTTATCTTTATCAAAATCTCATTCGTCCATGTTTTCCGGTTAAACTGCACGATAGTATCAGGCAGTTTAATGATTCTTGTTATCTTTACCAATGCCTTCTATATTTGTGCTTGTCTGTCAACCTCCAAACTGTTACTGACTGGTTTAACAAGCCAATGGAGGATCCATCTCTCAAGAATGAAACATTTTTGGCTGTGGTAGAGAGGTATCTCGAAGAAAATGGATCTGATGCTCTCGAGAAACTTATTGCAAACAAGGTATGTCAGACATTACTTCAGCAAGGAGTAGCCAGCTCATTACCGAAATGGACACGCACTTGTTTTGATGTTACATCG TCCAAGGATTATATTTCGGATCATCATGCAGAAGAAATCAAGCCTACTGATGCTAGTGCTGAAGAAGGAGCGCTCACCCCCAACCAGGTGCCTCACCG ACAGAACGTGAAGAGAGTGGTCCTGTTTGGGAAGATATCACAGTGA
- the LOC132050048 gene encoding HVA22-like protein a isoform X7, which yields MRKLVTYWTIFSFISLFEHIFEKLIEWVPLWPYIKLITISWLVIPQFNGACYLYQNLIRPCFPVKLHDSIRQFNDSCYLYQCLLYLCLSVNLQTVTDWFNKPMEDPSLKNETFLAVVERYLEENGSDALEKLIANKVCQTLLQQGVASSLPKWTRTCFDVTSSKDYISDHHAEEIKPTDASAEEGALTPNQVPHRT from the exons ATGAGGAAGCTAGTCACATATTGGACcatcttttcctttatttctctGTTCGAGCACATATTTGAGAAGCTTATTGAATG GGTTCCTCTGTGGccatatataaaattaataaccATAAGTTGGTTGGTGATACCGCAGTTTAATGGTGCATGTTATCTTTATCAAAATCTCATTCGTCCATGTTTTCCGGTTAAACTGCACGATAGTATCAGGCAGTTTAATGATTCTTGTTATCTTTACCAATGCCTTCTATATTTGTGCTTGTCTGTCAACCTCCAAACTGTTACTGACTGGTTTAACAAGCCAATGGAGGATCCATCTCTCAAGAATGAAACATTTTTGGCTGTGGTAGAGAGGTATCTCGAAGAAAATGGATCTGATGCTCTCGAGAAACTTATTGCAAACAAGGTATGTCAGACATTACTTCAGCAAGGAGTAGCCAGCTCATTACCGAAATGGACACGCACTTGTTTTGATGTTACATCG TCCAAGGATTATATTTCGGATCATCATGCAGAAGAAATCAAGCCTACTGATGCTAGTGCTGAAGAAGGAGCGCTCACCCCCAACCAGGTGCCTCACCG AACGTGA
- the LOC132050048 gene encoding HVA22-like protein a isoform X8 produces MRKLVTYWTIFSFISLFEHIFEKLIEWVPLWPYIKLITISWLVIPQFNGACYLYQNLIRPCFPVKLHDSIRQFNDSCYLYQCLLYLCLSVNLQTVTDWFNKPMEDPSLKNETFLAVVERYLEENGSDALEKLIANKVCQTLLQQGVASSLPKWTRTCFDVTSVSYTNVEIANRRKFQGLYFGSSCRRNQAY; encoded by the exons ATGAGGAAGCTAGTCACATATTGGACcatcttttcctttatttctctGTTCGAGCACATATTTGAGAAGCTTATTGAATG GGTTCCTCTGTGGccatatataaaattaataaccATAAGTTGGTTGGTGATACCGCAGTTTAATGGTGCATGTTATCTTTATCAAAATCTCATTCGTCCATGTTTTCCGGTTAAACTGCACGATAGTATCAGGCAGTTTAATGATTCTTGTTATCTTTACCAATGCCTTCTATATTTGTGCTTGTCTGTCAACCTCCAAACTGTTACTGACTGGTTTAACAAGCCAATGGAGGATCCATCTCTCAAGAATGAAACATTTTTGGCTGTGGTAGAGAGGTATCTCGAAGAAAATGGATCTGATGCTCTCGAGAAACTTATTGCAAACAAGGTATGTCAGACATTACTTCAGCAAGGAGTAGCCAGCTCATTACCGAAATGGACACGCACTTGTTTTGATGTTACATCGGTTAGTTATACAAATGTTGAGATTGCTAATCGAAGAAAAT TCCAAGGATTATATTTCGGATCATCATGCAGAAGAAATCAAGCCTACTGA
- the LOC132050704 gene encoding uncharacterized protein LOC132050704, giving the protein MYGKWRRFNFKWLDEYDWLEYSITKDAAFCFYCYLFQDENINQGGGEVFSSIGFTSWNKKKSFNEHIGGPNSVHNQSRRNDEDLMRQKQSIQTVLAKQSDQQKLEYRTRLEAAIDVIRYLLNQGLSFRGHREDESSFNKGNYIELLKWYTKRCDNIADAFKKAPKNNQLTSPYIQRDIITACKMETVKYIIKDLNDDYFSILVDESRDVSCKEQMAIVLRYVDRRGSVMERFIGIVHVRDTSALSLRNEIVGLLAQHSLSPSYIRGQCYDGASNMQGDLNGLKILIQKESKGAHSIHCFAHQLQLTLVAISRRCDEVQELLLLVSDILNMVGASFKRRDELRESQAKEIEEALRKGELETAFQKKEQDIANAMLLVGVAKERLQKPREEGWDSLIDELLLLQLKELSLR; this is encoded by the exons ATGTATGGTAAGTGGCGTCGTTTTAATTTTAAATGGCTTGATGAGTATGATTGGTTGGAATATAGTATAACAAAAGATGCAGCTTTTTGCTTCTACTGCTATTTGTTTCAAGATGAAAACATCAATCAAGGGGGAGGAGAGGTATTTTCAAGTATAGGTTTTACAAGTTGGAATAAGAAGAAAAGTTTTAATGAGCATATTGGCGGACCAAACAGTGTTCATAATCAGTCAAgaagaaatgatgaagatttgaTGAGACAAAAACAATCCATTCAAACTGTACTTGCTAAACAGTCTGATCAACAAAAGTTAGAATACCGAACTCGTTTAGAAGCTGCAATTGATGTGATAAGATAtcttttgaaccaaggattatCATTCCGGGGGCATCGTGAAGACGAATCATCTTTTAATAAAGGTAACTATATTGAACTTCTTAAATGGTATACTAAACGATGTGATAATATTGCTGATGCATTTAAAAAAGCTCCAAAGAATAATCAGTTGACTTCTCCATACATTCAAAGGGATATTATCACTGCATGTAAGATGGAAACAGTTAAGTATATCATTAAGGATTTAAATGATGATTACTTTTCCATATTAGTTGATGAATCTCGTGATGTGTCATGTAAGGAGCAAATGGCTATTGTTTTGAGGTATGTTGATAGAAGGGGGAGTGTAATGGAGCGGTTTATTGGTATTGTTCATGTTCGTGATACTAGTGCTTTGTCCCTAagaaatgaaattgttggtTTACTTGCTCAACATTCTTTAAGCCCATCTTATATACGTGGACAATGTTATGATGGAGCAAGCAATATGCAAGGAGATTTAAATGGGCTTAAAATATTGATACAAAAAGAAAGTAAAGGTGCTCATTCTATTCATTGCTTTGCTCATCAACTCCAGTTAACTCTTGTTGCGATTTCTAGAAGATGTGATGAAGTGCAGGAACTTTTATTGTTGGTTTCTGATATATTAAATATGGTTGGAGCTTCTTTCAAGCGTAGAGATGAACTTCGTGAATCTCAAgcaaaagaaattgaagaagcATTACGTAAAGGCGAGCTTGAAACTG cttttcaaaagaaagagCAAGACATTGCAAATGCCATGCTACTTGTTGGAGTGGCAAAGGAGCGACTGCAAAAACCAAGAGAAGAAGGTTGGGATTCACTTATTGATGAG TTGCTACTGCTACAGTTGAAAGAGCTTTCTCTGCGATGA